The DNA segment CCGATCCTGCGGCGCTACCTCCAGTCGCTGCTCGCGCGCCTCGCCGCGGTGGAGTTCTCCGGCGTGCTCCTCATCATGCAGTCGAACGGCGGCGTGATCGCTCCCGAGGTCGCGATCGACAACGCGGCGGTGACCCTGCTCTCCGGGCCGGCCGGCGGGCCGGTCGCGGGCGTCTGGTACACGGCCGATCAGGGCTACGACGACTGCATCACCATGGACATGGGCGGCACCAGCTTCGACGCGGCGCTGGTCAAGGACCGTACGCCGTTCGTCACCACCGTCGGCGAGATCGATCGCCTGCGGATCGCGCTGCCGATGCTCAACGTCGTCACGATCGGCGCCGGCGGCGGCTCGATCGGCTGGATCGACGAGGGCGGGCTCCTGCGCATGGGGCCGCAGAGCGCGGGCTCCAAGCCGGGGCCGGTCTGCTACGGGCTCGGCGGCGAGCTTCCGACGTGCACGGACGCGGATCTCGTCCTCGGCTACCTCGACAAGGCCTACTTCGCGGGCGGCCGCATCCGGCTCGACCTCGAGCGGGCCGCGCGGGCGATCGAGGAGAAGCTCGCGAAGCCGCTGGGCCTCTCGCCGCACGAGGCCGCGGCCGGGATGTACAACCTCATCAACGCGAACATGGCCGCCGCGGTGCGCGAGGTGGCGGTCAAGCAGGGCCAAGACCCGCGCGACTTCCCGCTCGTGGTGGCGGGCGGCGCCGGCCCGAACCACGCGTGCCGGATCGCGCTCGAGCTCGAGATCCCGCTCCTCATCGTGCCGCGGGAGTCGTCGATCTTCTGCGCCGCGGGCATGCTCATGAGCGACCTGCGGCACAGCTTCGTGAAGACCTACGCGACGCCGCTCGCCAAAGCGGACGCGAAGCGGTTCCGGGCCCAGTTCGAGGAGATGCGCCGGACGGGCGTCGCGCTCCTCGCCTCGGAGGGGATCCCGGAGGAGCGGGCCGAGCTCGTCTACGCCCTCGATCTCCGGTACGTGAACCAGTACCACGAGGTGAGCGTCGAGGTGGGCGCCGACGAGGTCGCGGGGGGCGACTTCGCGGCGATGGCCAGGCGGTTCCACCCGAAGCACAACGCCCTCTACGGCTACTCGCTCGAGGCCGAGGGTGCGCCGGTCGAGCTCATCAACATGCGGCTCGTGACCGTAGGCGTGACCGAGAAGCCGAGGTTCCTGCCCATGGAGTGGGCGGGCGATGATCCGGCGAAGGCGCGCAAGGGCCGCAGGAAGGCCTACCTGCCGAAGGAGAAGCGGTTCGCCGAGGTCGACGTCTACGACGGCTTCAAGCTCCGGTTCGGCAACAGGATCGCGGGGCCCGCGATCATCGAGCAGGTGAACACGACGACCTTCGTGACACCCGAGTACCGGGTGATCGTGGATCGCTTCGGGAACTACACGCTGTACATGCCCGAGCGCGAGGACGAGGCGTGCGGGAGGGTGCTCAAATGGAAAAAATAGACAAGGTGCTCGCCTCGATCCTGCAGAAGCGGTTCAAGTCGATCGTCGAGGAGATGTCGATCGCCATCACCATGACGACGCGCTCGCCGATCCTCTGCGAGGCGCAGGACTTCGTCACCGGGCTGTACGACGCCGAGGGCAAGATGCTCGAGCAGAAGGAGAACCTGCCGATCCTCTCGTTCTCCCTCGGGCCGGTGTGCGAGTACATCCTCCAGTACTACGGTGACGACATCCACCCCGGCGACGTGATCTTCCACAACGACGTGTTCTCGATGGGCAACCAGAACAACGACGTGGCGGTGTACAAGCCGATCTTCCACGGCGAGCGGCTCGTGGGCTGGGCGGCGTGCAAGGGGCACCAGGCCGACATCGGCGGCGCGGTCCGCGGCGGCTACAACCCCCAGGCGACCGAGATCTGGCAGGAGGCGCTCCGCATCCCGCCCATCAAGGTGTACGAAAAGGGAAAGCTCCGGAAGGACGTCTGGGAGCTCATCTTCGCGAACATCCGCCTGCGGATGGTCGAGGAGGATCTCAAGGCGCAGATCGGCAGCTGCGTCGTCGGCGAGCGCGCGATCCAGAAGCTCGTCGAGAAGTACGGGCTCGAGGTGTTCGAGGCGCACAAGCGCTACCTGTTCGACGCCACCGAGCGGATGATGCGGGCCGAGATCCGCTCCATCCCGAGCGGCGTCTACGAGGGCGCGGCGACCGGCTACTACGACGGCCGCAACCCGGGCTCCAAGTACACCATCCGCGTGAAGATCACGGTCGAGGGCGACGGCATCGCGTTCGACTACTCGAAGACCGATCCGCAGACCAAGGGGTTCGTCAACGGCACCTTCACGTCGAGCGCGTCGGCGACGATGCTCACGTTCCTGCAGATGGTGAACCCCGACATCCCGCACAACGACGGCATGGTGCGGCCGGTGAAGATGATCATCCCGAGCGGCACGGTCGTGAACGCGGCGTACCCGGCCGCGACGACGTACGGCAACCACCTGTGCCCGATCACGGCGAGCGCCATCATGCGCGCCCTCGGGCCGGTGATCCCGGACCGCGTCACCGCCGAGTGGAACTCGCTGCTCTGCTCGCTCACGACCGGCACCGATCCGCGCAAGGGCGAGCACTACGTGGACATCTGCTTCATGGGGCTCAAGGGCGGCTCGGGCGCCATCCAGGGGTGCGACGGGTACGATCACATCGGCATGATCGACGCCTCCGGCGGCGTGCTCGACCAGGACTACGAGATGTTCGAGCAGCAGACGCCGCACCGGATCCTCCAGCACGAGTACTGGACCGACTCCGCGGGCGCCGGCGAGTGGCGCGGCGGGCTCGGCGTGGTGACCCGGTTCGCGCTCGGCGGCGAGGGCAACACGCTCGTCACCTTCGGCGAGGGCGACGTGGAGCGGCCGCTCGGCGCGTTCGGCGGCAGGCCCGGACCGCTCAACGCGATGACCCTCACCTACCCCGACGGCAAGGTCGTCGCGCCGACCACCAAGGATCTCATCAAGGACGTCCCGGCCGGCACGATCTACTTCCAGGAGGCCGGCGGCGGCGGCGGCTGGGGCGACCCCAGGCGGCGCAAGGTCGAGAAGGTGCTCGACGACGTCCGCAACGAGAAGGTCAGCCCCGCGAGCGCCCGGGACGACTACGGCGTGGCGATCGACGAGAAGACGATGACCGTGGACGAGAGGGCGACCGAGAAGCTGAGAAGCTAGCCGGTGGACAGTGGACTTTGTGGACGCAGTGGACCAAGTGGACTGGGTGGACGTCCACTGCGTCCACAAAGTCCACTGCGTCCACAAAGTCCACCAGCCCCCCCCCCTGCGCTTTTTCGGCAACCTTTTCTCGAAACGGCCGATAGATCCTGTGTGGAGCGCGAAAACGAACGCCTGATCCCGACCCACGGTGGCTACCGCAAGCTCAAGAGCTTCCAGGTCGCGCAGCTCGCCTACGACGTAACCGTCCGCTTCTGTGACCGCTATGTGGACAGGTTCAGCCGGACCCGCGACCAGATGGTCCAGGCGGCGCGGTCGGGCGTGCAGAACATCGCAGAGGGGAGCCAGGCGTCGGGCACCTCGAAAAAGACCGAGCTCAAACTCACCAGCGTAGCCCGCTCGAGCCTCGAGGAACTCCGCGTCGACTACGAAGACTTCCTGCGCCACCGAGGTCTGGAGTGCTGGACAGACGAGATCCGCGGGGCGCCGCGCTGATCGCCAGGAGGCCGCGCTGCGCGGAAGAAGTCGCGGACTGGGTGAGAGAAACCAGGAATGGACCACGTGGACACAATGGACGCAGTGGACACGGCGGACCGGCCACCGAGTCCACTAAGTCCACTAAGTCCACCGCGTCCACTTCCTCCTCCGGTCCCTCCTCCGCCGAGATCGCGGCCAACGGGGCGCTCGCGCTCGTCCGCGTGGCGTGCATCTTGTTGGATCGACAGATCGCGTCCCTAGCTCGAAGCTTCCAGGCTCAAGGCGGCTTCGCGGAACGACTGTACAGGGTGCGGTCGGCCGCTAGAAAGCCCGCGTAGCTCCTCTTCCTACCACGTTGATCTCGCCCCGACGATGACCTATAGTTTGCCGTCCCCGAGAGAGAAAACCGCGTCCAACGAGGAGGGATCATGAAACCCGGAGAGAAGAAGTATCCCCACATCTTCAGCCCAGCGAAGCTCGGCAAGATGGAGGTCAAGAACCGCATCAAGTACGCCTCCACGGAGACCAACTTCAACTACGGCGACGGCTTCGTGGCGGACAAGGAGATCGCGTACATGGAGGCCCAGGCGCGCGGCGGCGCCGGCATGGTCACCACCCAGGGCGCGTACACCGATCCCCGCGGCGAGGGCCAGGGCTACGTGGGCATGATGGGCATCTGGGACGACAAGTTCATCCCGGGCCTCAAGAAGATCAACGACGCCATCCACAAGCACGGCGCCAAGTCGGTGCTCCAGCTCATGCACTGCGGGCGCGTCGGCGGCATCAACCTGCACTACACGGTCGGCCCGTCCCAGGTGAAGCAGCGCATCCCGCGCTTCCGCGAGCCTGTCGAGATGACGCGCGAGCAGATCGAGATGGGGATCCAGGAGCACGTGCTCGGCGCCCGCCGCTGCGTGGAGGCCGGCTACGACGCGGTCGAGATCTCCGGCATCGTCGGCTACCTCATCTCCAACTTCATCTCGAGCTACACGAACCAGCGCACGGACGAGTACGGCGGCTCGGTGGCGGGCCGCGCCAAGTTCATGACCGACATCGTGAGCCGCATCCGCAAGGAGGTCGGCCCCGACTACCCCATCATCATTCGCCTGTGCGCGGACGAGCTGCTCCACGATCGCGGCGGCAACAAGCCGGAGGAGTCGCTCGAGGTGATCAAGCTCGCCGAGAAGGCGGGCGCCGACTGCCTCTCCGTCACCGCGGGCTGGCAGGAGTCGGCCGTGTCGGTCATCTCGCGCGACTGCAAGATGGGGCAGTGGCTCTTCCTCGCCAAGCGCGTGCGCGAGGCGCTCGAGCCCACGACCTCCGTGTCGATGGCGTACCGCCTCTTCGTGCCCGAGCTGCCGGAGCAGGCTATCGCGAAGAAGGAGCTCGACTTCTGGGAGATGTGCCGCCCGATGATCGCGGACCCGTTCCTGCCGCTCAAGATCATGGAGGACCGACAGAAGGACATCATCCCGTGCATGGCGTGCAACATCTGCCTGGCGCGCCTCTTCCGCGACGCGGAGCTCAACTGCATGGTGCGGCCGTCGCTCGGCCACGAGTCGGAGCCGGAGTTCGGCTTCTACGGGTTCCCGAAGGTCGCGCAGCCCAAGCAGATCTGGGTGGTCGGCGCGGGGATCGCCGGCATGCAGGCCGCGGCGATCGCCGCGGAGAAGGGCCACCAGGTCACGGTGTTCGACAAGCGCGATCACGTCGGCGGCCAGGCGGCGACCGCGTCGCACGGCCCGTACGGCGACGAGGAGTTCATGCGCCTCGTCAACTACCTCAAGGCGTACTGCGACAAGGGCAAGGTGAAGTTCGAGCTCAACCGCGCGCTGACCGCCGAGGAGCTGAAGGCGAGCGGCGCGGACGAGATCGTCGTCGCGACGGGCGCGGCGCCGAGGAGCGCGCTCCCGGGAGCGGACGGCAAGAACGTTGTGTCGTGCCTCAACGTGATGGACGGGGTGGCGAAGCTCGGCAAGTCCGTCGCGATCCTCGGCTCGGGCGGCGTCGCGATCGCGACCGCGCTCTACCTGCTCGAGAAGGGCGGCGTGCAGATCGCGCTCGTGCACCAGGGCAAGAAGCCGGGCGCGGACGTGAACCCGAGCTACATCTGGCGCTACATGAGCAAGCTCAAGGAGGGCAAGGTGGCGCTGGTCTCGTTCGCCAAGCCCAAGGAGATCACGGCGAAGGGGATCCAGGTCGAGACGCCGGACGGCGAGAAGCTCGTCGAGGCCGAGACCGTCATCCTCGCCGACATGTTCTCCGTGAACGACCTGGCGAAGGCGCGCAAGGGCGTCTACGTCATCGGGGATGCGCTCACACCGCGGCGCGGCAACTCGGCGGTTCTCGACGGCTACAAGATGGGCATGCGCCTCTAGGGGCGACGAGGAGGACGACATGATACCGAAGATCGACGTTTTCCGCTGCGACGGCTGCGGCGTCTGCGTGAAGCACTGCCCGCCCCAGATCATCGGGCTGGTGAAGAACAAGGCCGCCATCCTCATCGACCTGTGCGAGGAGTGCGGCATCTGCTTCGAGGCGTGCAAGACGGGCGCCATCCACTTCAGGCTCCCGAACAAGGGCGTCGAGGCGGCCTCGGACGCGTACGCGACGCCGCGCGCCTACACCCCGAACCCCGGCAACTGGAGCGTGGGCGTGCCCCGCGGTTACGACGGCGAGGGCAACGCCGCGAAGAAAGGCTGAGCCATGAAGGTCAACAAGATCGATCACCTCTGCATCGCGGTGAAGGACCTGGATCAGGCCATGAAGGCGTGGGAGCCGGTGCTCGGCAAGCCCAAGCCCGACGACCCGTACATCGACGAGCCGGAGAAGATCCGCGTCGCGCGCTACTGGCTCGGCGGGGTCGGCTTCGAGCTGATGGAGTCGACGAGCCCCGACGGCGACGTCGCCAAGTGGATCGAGAAGAACGGCGAGGGGATCATGCTCGTCGGCCTCAACGTCGACAACACCCGCGCGGCGATTGGCGAGCTCGAGCCCAAGGGCTACAGGTTCATCCCGAACCCCAAGCCGCTCGCCGACGATCCGAGCAAGAAGTCGCGCGCCTTCCGCGACTGCGAGTTCGCCTTCATCCACCCCAAGAACGTGAACGGCGTGCTGCTCGAGCTCATCGACTACAAGTGGGACGAGCTCAAGTAGGGGCAACCCTGCGTGGTTGCCCTATGGTAGGGGCAACCCTGCGTGGTTGCCCTATGGAACACGTGCGCGATCGACGATCGACCGAGGGGCAGACACGTAGGTCTGCCCCTACAGGGGTTCCGGCAACGGTCCCGAGATCACCTCGCAACCGTCCTCCGTGACAAGGATGTCGTCCTCGAGGCGCACGCCGAACTCGCCCGGCAGGTAGACGCCCGGCTCGGCGGTGAGCACCATGCCCGGCAGGAGCGGCTGCGTGTTCCCGCGCGCGCAGATCGGCTCCTCGTGGAACTCGAGGCCGATCCCGTGGCCGCCGCGGTGCGTGAAGAACGCCCCGTAGCCCGCGCGCTCGATCACCCGCCGCGCCGCGAGATCGACCTCCTCGGCCCTCGCTCCCGGGCGCGCCGCGTCGATCGCCGCGGCCTCGGCCTCGCGCACGATCCCGTGGATCTCGCGCATCCTCGGGGACGGCCTCCCGAAGAAGAAGGCGCGCGTGACGTCCGACCTGTAGCCCTCGACCCGGTCCCCGGCGTCGATGACGATCGCGTCGCCCGGCCGCAGCCGCCCGTCCCGGCCGTTCTCGTTCGGGAGCGACGTCGTCCTCCCGATCTGCACCATGGCGCTCGGCCCGAACGCGGCCGCGAGCTCGCGCTCGCTCATCCCTTCCTTCAGCACCTCGGGGACGCCGGCCATGCGCGCCATCGTGCGGCCCGCCGCCTCCCGAAGGCACGCGATCTCGGCCGGGCTCTTCAGCGCGCGCAGGCGATCCGTCGCCGCACGGGAGTCGACGAGCTGCGCACCCGGTAACGCCTCCGCGAGCGCGAGGACGAAGTGGTACGGAACGGTCGCCTCGAGCCCCACGCGCGGGTGCGCCCCGCACCCCGAGGAGATGATCCGGGCGAGGAGCGCGTACTGGTCCTCCTCCCGCTCGTCGTCGAACGGGTGCAGGCGCGCGGGCACAGGGCACGCCGCGAGCTGCGCCTCCTCGAAGCGCGCGCCGACGAGATCGAGGCTCCCGTCGGCCCGGACGAGCGCGACGAAGAGCCGGTGGCGCTCCCTGGCGTGCATGAGCCCCGTGAAGTAGTAAAAATTCGGTCCCGGCAGGAGCACGAGGCAGTCGGCGCGGATGTCCCGCATCGCGGCCGCAGAGCGACCGAGCCTCTCGCTCCGCTCGGCCGGCGTGATCCGGATCATGGCTATGGGTTTCCGCGCCCGGGGCCGTCCTTCGGGAACGCGAGCGCCTCGGTGAGGACGTACGCCGCCTGGAGATACGACGTCGGGCAGAGCGGGAAGCACTCCTTGCAGGCGTCGCACTCCTTCGCGGCGATCTCCGGAACGAAGCTGATCTCCTTCCAGATCCCCCGATCGATGAACCCGACGGCGTGCTTCCCCTTCACCTCGGCGCAGTACCGGACGCACAGGCCGCAGTGGACGCAGAACGAGGGCTCCTTTTCGAAGCGGTTCACGTCCGCGCCGTACTCTTTCGCCAGATCGCGCAGCGCAGGAGAGTCCGGCGCGTGCGCGAGCAGGAGCTCGAGCAGCGTCTTGCGGATTCGGTCCACCTTCTCGGACCTGGTCCGGACGACCAGGCCCTTCTCCGCCGGGTAGACGCAGGAGACGACGAGCCGTGTCCCGCCGCGTGCCGCCACCTCCACGATGCAGAGCCGGCAGCCGCCGAACGGCTCCAGGCGATCGTCGTGGCAGAGCGTGGGGATGCGGATTCCGGCGCCCCGCGCCGCCTCGAGCACCGTCGCCCCCTCCGCCGCCAGGATCTCCTTGCCGTCGATCTTCAAGGGTATCCCGCTCACGCCTCGGCCCCCTTCCTGCGCACCGCCCGCTGGTCCTCGGGCGGCGGCGGCGGCACCGGCACCCCCGACAGCTTCATCACCGCGCCGAACTTCGGCGGGCAGACCTCGAGGCAGTTGCCGCAATTCGTGCACTTCTCCTGATCGATGACGTGGATCCGCTTCTTGCCGCCGTCGATCGCCTGGGCCGGGCACTTCCTGAGGCAGATCATGCACGCCTGGCACTTCTCCGGGTCGATGTGGTAGTGGATGAGCGCCTTGCAGGACAGCGCCGGGCACCGCCTCTCCTTGATGTGCGCGTCGTATTCGCTCCGGAAGTAGCGCAGCGTGCTCAGGAACGGGTTGGGCGCCGTCTTGCCGAGCGCGCAGAGCGAGGCCTCGATCGCCGTCTCGGACAGCTCCTGCAGGGTCTGGATGTCCTCCTCCCGCCCCTTGCCCAGGGTGATGTTCGTGAGGATCTTGTGCATCTGCCGGAGGCCCTCGCGGCACGGGACGCACTTGCCGCACGACTCGCCCGTGAGGAAGTCGACGAAGTACCGGGCCACGTCGACCATGCAGGTGTTCTCGTCCATGACGATCATGCCGCCCGAGCCCATCATCGAGCCCGCCCGGGTGAGCTCGTCGAAGCCGACCTGCAGGTCCAGGAGCTCGCCCGGGATGCACCCGCCCGACGGCCCGCCGGTCTGCACCGCCTTGAACCTCTTGCCGCCCGGGATGCCACCGCCGATCTTGTAGATGATGTCCCGAAGCGTGATCCCCATCGGCACCTCCACGAGGCCGGTGTTCGTGATCTTGCCGACCAGGGAGAAGATCTTCGTGCCCTTGCTCGTCTCGGTCCCGTACTGCGTGAACCAATCGGCACCCCTGTTGATGATGAGCGGCACGTTCGCCCACGTCTCGACGTTGTTCAGCACGCTCGGACGGTTCCACAGCCCCTTGATGTTGGAGCGGACGTACTTCGGTCTGGGCTCGCCCGCCCGGCCCTCGAGGGCTGTCATCAGGGCGGTCGACTCGCCGCACACGAACGCGCCGGCGCCCCTATGCACCTTGACGACGAGGTCGAACCCCGAGCCGAGGATGTCCTTCCCGAGCAGGCCGTACGCCTCGGCCTGCTCGATGGCGAGGTTGATGTTCTCCACGGCGAGCGGGTACTCCTGCCGCACGTAGACGTACCCCTCGTTCGCGCCGACGGCGTAGCCGCCGATGATCAGCCCCTCGAGGATGGAGTGAGGGTTCCCCTCGAGGAGCGCCCGGTCCATGAAGGCGCCGGGATCGCCCTCGTCGGCGTTGACGATCACGTACTTCGTCCTCTCCGAGGCGTTGCGGGAGCCCTCCCACTTCTGCCCGGCCGGGAAGCCGCCACCGCCGCGCCCCCGCAGGTTGGACTTCTTGATCTCCTCCACCACGTCGACCGCGGACATCCCGGTGAGCGCCTTGGCCAGCGCCGAGTAGCCGCCGATGGCCAGGTAGTCGTCGATGCTCTTGGAGTCGATCCGGATGTTGTTGCACAGGACGTTCCGGACCTGGTTCCCGTAGAACGGGATGTCGGACTCGTGGACCGCCCGATCGCCAGTCGAAGGATCGACGAACAGCAGGCGCTCGACGACCTTCTTCTCCCGGATGGTCTGCGATACGATCTCTGGGACGTCACCGGGCTTCACCTGCAGGTAGCAGATCTCCTCGGGGTAGATGACGACCACCGGCCCCCGCTCGCAGAAGCCGGGGCACCCGGTCCCCTTGGTGCTCACGGACGCCGAAAGGCCCTGCCGCTCGATCTCCGCCCGGAACGCGGCAATCACCTCGCCCGCGCCCGAGGCGAGGCACCCGGAGCCCGCGCAGATCGAGATGACCGGCGCCGCGGGATCCCTCCGGGACAGGATCTCCCGTCTCAACTTCTCCAGCTCGTCGGGCGAATTCAACCGCGTCATCGCACTCCCCTACTTGTAGCCCTTCAGCACCTCCGCCGATTCGGCCGGAGTGAGCTTGCCGTACGTCTTCCCGTCGATCTCCATCACCGGCCCGAGCGCGCAGCAGCCCAGGCAGTTGACAGTCTCCAGGCTGAAGCTCAGATCCAGGTCGGTCTCGCCGGGCATGATCCCGGTCTGCTCCCGAAGCGTGTCGAGGATGCGGGTCGCGCCGCGGACGTGACACGCGGTGCCGACACAGACGTGGACCTGATGGAGCCCCTTGGGGACCAGGCTGAACGCCTTGTAGAAGGTCGCGATGTGCTGGATCCGGCTCAAGGGGACCTGCAGCCTCTCGGCGACCCGATCCAGCGCCTCCTTGGGCAGCCAGCGGTTCTCGCTCTGGATCTCCAGCAACACCTGGATGAGCGAGCTCGCCTCCCCGCGATGCCTCTCGATGATCCTGTCGATGCTCTCGATGTCCATGTCCGCTTCCCTGACGCCTTACGCCAGCGAGTAGCGCTTGCGCTCGACGTCGTACTTGACCAACCCGTGCCTCGACGAGGCGTTCATGTGTTTCGACACGTCGGACGGGCTCAGGCTCAACCGCCGCGAGATCTCTCCCGTCGGCAGGGGCCCCTCTCCGAGGAGCAGCATGATCCGGCTCAGCTCCCACTTCTCCGCGATGATCTCCCGGAAGAGCCGCACGACCTCGCCGCTCTCGAAGAACCTCTCGTACTCTTCCTTCGTCTTCGAAGGCGCCCTGAGCCTCTCCCGCTCCACCAGCCGCAGGTACGGGACGATCCGCTCGGCGGCCTCGAGCTTGAGCTTCAGCGCTCCGGGCTCCATCCCCTCGGCCGTCCCGAGCGGTCCGAGCCCCTTGATCTTCTTCGTGAAGCCGTCGATGGCCTCGGCCAGGATGTTGCCGTCCCCGCCGGACATGAAGGTGATGTTCAGCCGCTCCGGGTAGAGCCCCATGTGCGCCAGCAGGAACCTCGCGACGTGCACCATGGCCAACGCGTCGTAGTTCCCGTGCGTGACGTAGTTGCACTCGTTCAACCGGCAGCCGCCGATGAACACGCCGTCGTGTCCGTTCGCGAAGGCCCTGAGCACGAACCTCAGATCCACCCTTCCCGAGCACATGACGCGAACCAGCCTGATCTCACTCGAATACTGTAGCCGGGAAACTCCGGCCATGTCCGCCGCTCCGTATGCTCACCAGTGGCAGACGAAACCCAGCATCCTCGGCTTGAACTCGAGACTCTGGCTCATCGTCACCCTCCTTTCTCCCCGCTCTCGAACGCCCATCCTCAGGCGCCGCCTATCGCCGCGTCGATCTGTCCCAGGATCTCCTCTTCGGTGAAGTGCTTCAGCACGATGGCGTTCGTCGGGCACTTCGCGTTGCACAGGCCGTCCCCCTTGCACAGGACCGGGTTCACCACGGCCTTCCTCCCGCCGGGGGTGTCGCAGAGCTCGATCGCCCCGTACGCGCACGCCGTGACGCACGCCCCGCACGAAACGCAGTCCTCCTCCCGCACCTCGCACACGGAGCCCGACGCGGTGACCGTGTCGTGCGACAGCAGCGTCAGCACCC comes from the Pseudomonadota bacterium genome and includes:
- a CDS encoding hydantoinase/oxoprolinase family protein; the protein is MRIGIDVGGTFTDFLLTHDDGTSQVYKVLSTPDDPSVATMRGIEEMSADRGVAAKEFLQGVDVIVHGTTVTTNAVLTRTGAKTGLLTTKGVRDALEMRRGIREEQYNNRFENVRPLADRRYRRPIAERLDYRGEVIEPIDLAGVEAAIALFEAEGVEAVAICFMNSFANGAHEEAAARVVRERMPGAYLTASASFLPSIRFYDRVSTTALNSYVGPILRRYLQSLLARLAAVEFSGVLLIMQSNGGVIAPEVAIDNAAVTLLSGPAGGPVAGVWYTADQGYDDCITMDMGGTSFDAALVKDRTPFVTTVGEIDRLRIALPMLNVVTIGAGGGSIGWIDEGGLLRMGPQSAGSKPGPVCYGLGGELPTCTDADLVLGYLDKAYFAGGRIRLDLERAARAIEEKLAKPLGLSPHEAAAGMYNLINANMAAAVREVAVKQGQDPRDFPLVVAGGAGPNHACRIALELEIPLLIVPRESSIFCAAGMLMSDLRHSFVKTYATPLAKADAKRFRAQFEEMRRTGVALLASEGIPEERAELVYALDLRYVNQYHEVSVEVGADEVAGGDFAAMARRFHPKHNALYGYSLEAEGAPVELINMRLVTVGVTEKPRFLPMEWAGDDPAKARKGRRKAYLPKEKRFAEVDVYDGFKLRFGNRIAGPAIIEQVNTTTFVTPEYRVIVDRFGNYTLYMPEREDEACGRVLKWKK
- a CDS encoding hydantoinase B/oxoprolinase family protein, which translates into the protein MEKIDKVLASILQKRFKSIVEEMSIAITMTTRSPILCEAQDFVTGLYDAEGKMLEQKENLPILSFSLGPVCEYILQYYGDDIHPGDVIFHNDVFSMGNQNNDVAVYKPIFHGERLVGWAACKGHQADIGGAVRGGYNPQATEIWQEALRIPPIKVYEKGKLRKDVWELIFANIRLRMVEEDLKAQIGSCVVGERAIQKLVEKYGLEVFEAHKRYLFDATERMMRAEIRSIPSGVYEGAATGYYDGRNPGSKYTIRVKITVEGDGIAFDYSKTDPQTKGFVNGTFTSSASATMLTFLQMVNPDIPHNDGMVRPVKMIIPSGTVVNAAYPAATTYGNHLCPITASAIMRALGPVIPDRVTAEWNSLLCSLTTGTDPRKGEHYVDICFMGLKGGSGAIQGCDGYDHIGMIDASGGVLDQDYEMFEQQTPHRILQHEYWTDSAGAGEWRGGLGVVTRFALGGEGNTLVTFGEGDVERPLGAFGGRPGPLNAMTLTYPDGKVVAPTTKDLIKDVPAGTIYFQEAGGGGGWGDPRRRKVEKVLDDVRNEKVSPASARDDYGVAIDEKTMTVDERATEKLRS
- a CDS encoding FAD-dependent oxidoreductase, producing the protein MKPGEKKYPHIFSPAKLGKMEVKNRIKYASTETNFNYGDGFVADKEIAYMEAQARGGAGMVTTQGAYTDPRGEGQGYVGMMGIWDDKFIPGLKKINDAIHKHGAKSVLQLMHCGRVGGINLHYTVGPSQVKQRIPRFREPVEMTREQIEMGIQEHVLGARRCVEAGYDAVEISGIVGYLISNFISSYTNQRTDEYGGSVAGRAKFMTDIVSRIRKEVGPDYPIIIRLCADELLHDRGGNKPEESLEVIKLAEKAGADCLSVTAGWQESAVSVISRDCKMGQWLFLAKRVREALEPTTSVSMAYRLFVPELPEQAIAKKELDFWEMCRPMIADPFLPLKIMEDRQKDIIPCMACNICLARLFRDAELNCMVRPSLGHESEPEFGFYGFPKVAQPKQIWVVGAGIAGMQAAAIAAEKGHQVTVFDKRDHVGGQAATASHGPYGDEEFMRLVNYLKAYCDKGKVKFELNRALTAEELKASGADEIVVATGAAPRSALPGADGKNVVSCLNVMDGVAKLGKSVAILGSGGVAIATALYLLEKGGVQIALVHQGKKPGADVNPSYIWRYMSKLKEGKVALVSFAKPKEITAKGIQVETPDGEKLVEAETVILADMFSVNDLAKARKGVYVIGDALTPRRGNSAVLDGYKMGMRL
- a CDS encoding 4Fe-4S binding protein, translating into MIPKIDVFRCDGCGVCVKHCPPQIIGLVKNKAAILIDLCEECGICFEACKTGAIHFRLPNKGVEAASDAYATPRAYTPNPGNWSVGVPRGYDGEGNAAKKG
- a CDS encoding VOC family protein, with the protein product MKVNKIDHLCIAVKDLDQAMKAWEPVLGKPKPDDPYIDEPEKIRVARYWLGGVGFELMESTSPDGDVAKWIEKNGEGIMLVGLNVDNTRAAIGELEPKGYRFIPNPKPLADDPSKKSRAFRDCEFAFIHPKNVNGVLLELIDYKWDELK
- a CDS encoding Xaa-Pro peptidase family protein; its protein translation is MIRITPAERSERLGRSAAAMRDIRADCLVLLPGPNFYYFTGLMHARERHRLFVALVRADGSLDLVGARFEEAQLAACPVPARLHPFDDEREEDQYALLARIISSGCGAHPRVGLEATVPYHFVLALAEALPGAQLVDSRAATDRLRALKSPAEIACLREAAGRTMARMAGVPEVLKEGMSERELAAAFGPSAMVQIGRTTSLPNENGRDGRLRPGDAIVIDAGDRVEGYRSDVTRAFFFGRPSPRMREIHGIVREAEAAAIDAARPGARAEEVDLAARRVIERAGYGAFFTHRGGHGIGLEFHEEPICARGNTQPLLPGMVLTAEPGVYLPGEFGVRLEDDILVTEDGCEVISGPLPEPL
- a CDS encoding 2Fe-2S iron-sulfur cluster-binding protein: MSGIPLKIDGKEILAAEGATVLEAARGAGIRIPTLCHDDRLEPFGGCRLCIVEVAARGGTRLVVSCVYPAEKGLVVRTRSEKVDRIRKTLLELLLAHAPDSPALRDLAKEYGADVNRFEKEPSFCVHCGLCVRYCAEVKGKHAVGFIDRGIWKEISFVPEIAAKECDACKECFPLCPTSYLQAAYVLTEALAFPKDGPGRGNP
- a CDS encoding 4Fe-4S binding protein, giving the protein MTRLNSPDELEKLRREILSRRDPAAPVISICAGSGCLASGAGEVIAAFRAEIERQGLSASVSTKGTGCPGFCERGPVVVIYPEEICYLQVKPGDVPEIVSQTIREKKVVERLLFVDPSTGDRAVHESDIPFYGNQVRNVLCNNIRIDSKSIDDYLAIGGYSALAKALTGMSAVDVVEEIKKSNLRGRGGGGFPAGQKWEGSRNASERTKYVIVNADEGDPGAFMDRALLEGNPHSILEGLIIGGYAVGANEGYVYVRQEYPLAVENINLAIEQAEAYGLLGKDILGSGFDLVVKVHRGAGAFVCGESTALMTALEGRAGEPRPKYVRSNIKGLWNRPSVLNNVETWANVPLIINRGADWFTQYGTETSKGTKIFSLVGKITNTGLVEVPMGITLRDIIYKIGGGIPGGKRFKAVQTGGPSGGCIPGELLDLQVGFDELTRAGSMMGSGGMIVMDENTCMVDVARYFVDFLTGESCGKCVPCREGLRQMHKILTNITLGKGREEDIQTLQELSETAIEASLCALGKTAPNPFLSTLRYFRSEYDAHIKERRCPALSCKALIHYHIDPEKCQACMICLRKCPAQAIDGGKKRIHVIDQEKCTNCGNCLEVCPPKFGAVMKLSGVPVPPPPPEDQRAVRRKGAEA